One Lentibacillus cibarius DNA window includes the following coding sequences:
- the parC gene encoding DNA topoisomerase IV subunit A: MTQAENYLDLPLEEVLGDRFGRYSKYIIQERALPDARDGMKPVQRRILYAMNEEKNTYDKNFRKSAKTVGTVIGNYHPHGDSSVYDAMVRLSQEWKVRNRLVEMHGNNGSIDGDPPAAMRYTEARLSRIASEMIRDIDKETVDFVPNFDDTISEPVVLPAKIPNLLVSGSTGISAGYATDIPPHNLGEVIDAVIKKIDQPDASVAELMKAIKGPDFPTGGIIQGIDGIKKAYETGKGKIVVRGKAKVEDVRGNRQQIVIDEIPYEVNKAAMVKKMDELRIDRKVEGIAEVRDETDRTGLRVVIELKKDADSEGVLKYLYKNTDLQVTYSFNMVAIQDKTPKLLSLPQILDAYIAHQKDVVTRQTVYDLKKANDRAHIVDGLMKAVSVLDELIAVIRSSNDKQDAKKRIIAKYAFSEAQAEAIVTLQLYRLTNTDVTALEKEAAELKKQINELEAVLGSEKKLFQTIKKDLRQLKKTFAGERLTVIEDKIEDLTFDIEVTVASEDVVVSTTSDGYVKRTSLRSYGASNGEDFAMKDEDHLVGLLELNTTDKILLFTNKGKYIYLPVHELPDIRWKDLGQHISNLVTMDKDERIIKTIPVREFSDDQYIVFFTRNGYVKRSEMRLYKAQRYTKALIALKLKDNDEVVDVFQTNGNCDVFVASNRGYGLWYHESEVSVVGQRAAGVKAIQLKEGEFVVSGQVFDDSKEPSLVIVTQRGACKRMRLKAFEKSVRGRRGLLMLRELKSKPHRLKGLYTIDENDTIYFRTNTGEKHSVYPLELTASDRSSNGSFVIDGDNHGEVTEVWKQALYEKPFDE; the protein is encoded by the coding sequence TTGACACAAGCTGAAAATTATTTGGATCTTCCACTTGAGGAAGTGCTTGGTGACCGGTTTGGCAGATACAGTAAGTATATTATTCAGGAACGGGCACTGCCTGATGCCAGGGACGGGATGAAACCAGTACAGAGACGAATACTCTATGCAATGAATGAAGAAAAAAATACATACGATAAGAACTTTCGAAAATCTGCTAAAACAGTTGGTACGGTTATCGGGAATTACCATCCGCATGGGGACTCATCCGTTTATGATGCAATGGTCCGGCTCAGTCAGGAATGGAAAGTGCGGAACCGTCTGGTTGAGATGCACGGTAACAATGGCAGTATTGACGGTGACCCACCTGCAGCTATGCGTTATACAGAAGCCAGGCTCTCCAGAATAGCTTCGGAAATGATCCGAGATATTGATAAAGAAACGGTTGATTTTGTACCAAACTTTGATGATACTATCTCTGAACCTGTTGTTCTCCCGGCTAAAATTCCGAATCTGTTGGTCAGTGGATCAACCGGAATTTCTGCTGGATACGCGACGGATATCCCACCGCATAACCTTGGAGAAGTAATTGATGCGGTTATCAAAAAGATCGATCAACCAGATGCATCGGTAGCTGAATTGATGAAGGCAATTAAAGGTCCCGATTTTCCGACCGGCGGTATTATTCAAGGGATTGACGGGATTAAAAAAGCGTATGAAACCGGCAAAGGCAAAATTGTCGTACGTGGGAAAGCAAAGGTGGAGGATGTTCGTGGTAATCGCCAGCAAATTGTCATTGACGAGATTCCGTATGAAGTGAACAAGGCGGCCATGGTTAAAAAAATGGATGAGTTGCGAATTGACCGGAAAGTGGAAGGGATTGCCGAAGTACGTGATGAAACAGACCGGACTGGTTTACGTGTTGTTATTGAACTAAAAAAAGACGCAGACAGTGAAGGTGTTTTAAAGTATTTGTACAAAAATACAGATTTGCAAGTAACGTACTCCTTTAACATGGTTGCCATCCAGGACAAGACACCGAAATTATTATCACTACCGCAAATACTTGATGCCTATATTGCTCACCAAAAAGATGTGGTAACAAGGCAAACGGTATATGATCTGAAAAAAGCAAATGATCGAGCGCATATTGTTGATGGGCTGATGAAAGCAGTATCTGTTCTCGATGAACTGATCGCTGTCATTAGGAGTTCCAACGATAAACAAGATGCTAAAAAACGCATTATTGCAAAATATGCGTTTTCGGAGGCACAGGCTGAAGCGATTGTCACACTCCAGTTGTATAGGTTGACGAATACAGATGTTACAGCACTGGAAAAAGAAGCAGCCGAACTAAAAAAGCAGATTAATGAATTGGAAGCTGTATTAGGCAGTGAGAAAAAATTATTCCAGACAATAAAGAAAGATCTTCGCCAATTGAAAAAAACGTTTGCCGGGGAACGGTTGACAGTTATTGAGGATAAGATTGAGGATTTGACATTTGACATTGAAGTGACAGTAGCAAGCGAGGATGTAGTCGTATCAACTACAAGTGATGGTTACGTGAAGCGGACAAGCCTTCGTTCCTACGGGGCCTCGAATGGTGAGGATTTTGCCATGAAAGATGAAGATCATCTCGTGGGGCTGCTTGAGCTGAATACAACTGACAAAATTCTTCTGTTTACTAATAAAGGGAAGTATATTTATTTGCCTGTTCACGAATTGCCGGATATTAGATGGAAAGATCTTGGTCAGCATATTTCTAATCTGGTAACGATGGATAAAGATGAGCGTATCATCAAGACTATACCAGTTCGGGAATTTAGTGATGACCAGTATATTGTCTTCTTTACAAGAAATGGGTATGTCAAACGGAGTGAAATGAGATTGTATAAAGCGCAACGTTATACGAAAGCGCTGATTGCCCTGAAATTGAAAGACAATGATGAGGTTGTCGATGTTTTTCAGACGAATGGAAACTGTGATGTTTTCGTCGCCTCCAATAGGGGATACGGTTTATGGTATCATGAATCGGAAGTATCTGTTGTTGGTCAGCGGGCTGCAGGAGTGAAAGCAATACAGTTGAAAGAAGGCGAGTTTGTTGTAAGTGGACAAGTTTTTGATGACTCAAAAGAGCCCTCGCTGGTTATCGTGACACAACGTGGTGCGTGTAAGCGGATGAGATTAAAAGCATTTGAGAAATCCGTTCGAGGCAGACGCGGCTTACTCATGCTCCGGGAATTAAAAAGCAAACCCCACCGGTTGAAGGGACTGTACACGATTGACGAAAATGACACGATTTATTTCCGGACGAATACAGGCGAAAAACACAGTGTGTATCCACTGGAGCTTACAGCTAGTGATCGTTCCAGCAATGGCTCCTTTGTGATCGATGGTGACAATCATGGAGAAGTTACAGAAGTCTGGAAACAAGCGTTATACGAGAAACCCTTTGACGAATAA
- a CDS encoding TetR/AcrR family transcriptional regulator, giving the protein MIEASLVLFEKYGFHGVTVNQIVQETGTSKGGFYHHFTSKDELLFVIHDEFITYVLEKATAAKETYEWPTEKLQAIVKEFVKVFDLYKSHISVFYQEHIYLKPHYETLIKEKRDQFKQLMVDIVSEGKKTGVFRRDLPEEITAMAILGMVNWIYKWYRPSGPKSIEEIATIFVDLILHAVLEKDRVEIIPIDT; this is encoded by the coding sequence ATCATTGAAGCATCCTTAGTGCTGTTTGAAAAGTATGGGTTCCACGGCGTTACGGTTAATCAGATTGTCCAAGAAACCGGGACGTCTAAGGGAGGTTTTTATCATCACTTCACTTCCAAGGATGAGTTACTTTTTGTCATTCATGATGAATTCATAACATATGTATTGGAAAAGGCGACTGCTGCTAAAGAAACATATGAATGGCCAACTGAAAAATTGCAGGCAATTGTTAAAGAATTTGTTAAGGTGTTTGACCTGTACAAATCACATATCTCCGTCTTTTATCAGGAACACATTTATTTAAAACCGCATTACGAAACATTGATTAAAGAAAAACGGGATCAGTTTAAGCAGCTTATGGTTGATATTGTCAGTGAGGGAAAGAAAACCGGGGTGTTTCGCCGGGATTTACCTGAGGAAATAACAGCAATGGCTATTCTTGGTATGGTTAATTGGATTTATAAGTGGTATAGACCGTCTGGACCAAAATCAATTGAAGAAATTGCAACCATTTTTGTCGATTTAATTCTACACGCCGTATTAGAGAAAGATAGAGTAGAAATAATACCGATTGATACATAA
- a CDS encoding acyl-CoA dehydrogenase, with the protein MNFELTKEQSMIQKMVRDFAQEVIKPRAIEIDKEASFPLDIFEQMGELGLLGIPFPEAYGGSGGDTLSYVIAVEEIGRVCGSTGLSYAAAVSLGASPIHYFGTKEQKEKYLMPMAEGKALGSFGLTEPNAGSDAGGTKTTAVEDGDDYIINGEKCFITNANYAKTIIVTAVTGKDERGKNIISAIIVPADAEGLTITGNYDKMGVRGSDTAEIVLENVRVPKENLLGDPEKGFKQFLHTLDGGRISIAALGLGIAQASLDRALGYAKERQQFGKPISKLQAIQFKLADMSMEVELARNMVYKAAWLKDNDKPFSKEAAYAKLYATETAFRTANQAIQIHGGYGYMREYEVERYLRDAKLLEIGEGTSEVQRMVIARHLGC; encoded by the coding sequence ATGAATTTTGAATTAACGAAAGAGCAGAGCATGATTCAGAAGATGGTACGGGATTTTGCACAGGAAGTTATTAAACCAAGAGCTATCGAAATTGATAAAGAAGCCTCATTCCCGCTCGATATTTTTGAGCAAATGGGAGAGCTGGGGCTTTTAGGGATCCCTTTTCCTGAAGCCTATGGTGGATCCGGTGGTGATACACTTTCGTATGTCATAGCTGTCGAGGAAATCGGCCGCGTATGCGGAAGCACCGGCCTTAGCTATGCGGCGGCAGTATCCCTTGGAGCGAGTCCAATTCACTATTTTGGAACCAAGGAACAGAAAGAAAAGTACCTAATGCCAATGGCAGAAGGCAAAGCACTTGGTTCGTTCGGGCTGACAGAACCAAATGCCGGATCAGATGCAGGTGGGACGAAAACGACAGCAGTTGAAGATGGTGATGATTATATTATCAATGGTGAAAAATGCTTCATTACCAACGCGAATTATGCAAAGACCATTATTGTAACCGCTGTCACTGGTAAGGATGAGCGTGGGAAAAATATCATATCCGCCATTATTGTTCCAGCTGATGCAGAAGGACTCACCATTACAGGCAATTATGACAAGATGGGGGTACGCGGCTCTGATACAGCAGAAATTGTACTGGAAAATGTCCGTGTTCCAAAAGAAAATCTGCTCGGTGATCCCGAAAAAGGGTTTAAGCAATTTTTGCACACGCTGGATGGCGGTCGCATTTCCATCGCTGCACTAGGGCTGGGTATTGCACAGGCGTCCCTTGATAGGGCGCTCGGTTACGCCAAGGAGCGGCAGCAATTCGGTAAGCCCATTTCCAAATTACAGGCCATTCAGTTTAAACTGGCAGATATGTCCATGGAAGTAGAGTTGGCCCGTAACATGGTATATAAAGCGGCCTGGCTGAAAGATAATGATAAGCCCTTCTCCAAGGAAGCGGCATATGCCAAACTTTATGCAACCGAAACAGCATTTCGGACGGCTAATCAGGCAATTCAGATCCATGGCGGATATGGTTATATGCGGGAATATGAAGTGGAACGGTATTTACGTGATGCTAAACTGCTTGAAATCGGTGAAGGCACATCGGAAGTGCAGCGAATGGTAATTGCAAGGCATCTTGGCTGCTGA
- a CDS encoding AMP-binding protein gives MTLLNLTVGELLEKQVNRYPHQEAIVYPELNLRKTYIEFNEMVNQAAKGFMALGIEKGENVAIWADNKPEWITSQFATGKMGAVLVTVNTNYQARELEYLLRQSESSTLILAESYKGTSYIDILKEVCPEFEHSEKGNLQSTKLPFLKNIIVLSDDDYPNAYTWKEVISKGSTITADALEDRKQTLHPKEVINMQYTSGTTGFPKGVMLTHHNIVNNGNQIADCMKLTAADRLCIPVPFFHCFGCVLGVLAAVSKGTTMVILEQFEAEKVMKAVSDEKCTGLHGVPTMFIAELNHPNFSKYDFSHLRTGIMAGSTCPIEVMKDVMDKMGAAEITIAYGQTESSPVITQTRTDDPVELRATTVGKVHPNVEVKIVEPGTNEEQEVGVPGELCTRGYHIMKGYYNNPEATDAVIDRDGWLHTGDLAVMDANGYVQITGRMKDMIIRGGENVYPREVEEFLYQHPAVLDVQIVGVPSEKYGEEMMAWIILKDEGGATEEDIKSFCEGKIARHKIPKYIKFTEAYPATASGKIQKFKLREYATKALQDKGGKQ, from the coding sequence ATGACGTTATTGAACCTGACCGTGGGAGAATTGCTGGAAAAGCAGGTGAATAGGTATCCGCATCAGGAAGCAATCGTCTATCCAGAATTGAATCTGCGCAAAACGTATATTGAATTCAACGAGATGGTCAATCAGGCAGCTAAGGGATTCATGGCACTCGGGATTGAAAAAGGGGAGAATGTTGCCATTTGGGCAGATAATAAGCCGGAGTGGATTACATCACAGTTTGCAACGGGTAAGATGGGGGCAGTGCTCGTTACCGTCAATACTAATTATCAGGCGCGGGAGCTTGAATATTTACTTAGGCAATCGGAATCTTCAACACTGATTCTAGCTGAGTCGTATAAAGGTACGTCATATATTGATATTTTAAAAGAGGTATGTCCGGAATTTGAACATAGTGAAAAAGGAAATTTACAGTCTACGAAACTGCCTTTTCTGAAAAATATCATCGTCCTAAGTGATGATGATTACCCGAATGCGTACACTTGGAAGGAAGTCATTTCAAAAGGAAGCACGATTACCGCGGATGCACTTGAAGATAGAAAACAGACATTGCACCCGAAAGAAGTCATCAACATGCAGTATACATCGGGAACGACAGGATTTCCAAAAGGGGTTATGCTGACCCACCACAATATCGTTAACAATGGAAACCAAATTGCTGATTGCATGAAACTGACAGCCGCTGACCGTCTCTGTATACCGGTTCCATTTTTTCATTGTTTTGGATGTGTGCTTGGTGTGCTTGCGGCTGTATCGAAAGGAACAACCATGGTCATTTTAGAACAATTCGAGGCAGAAAAAGTGATGAAAGCTGTTTCGGATGAAAAATGTACCGGATTGCATGGTGTACCGACCATGTTTATCGCGGAATTGAATCATCCGAATTTCTCCAAGTACGATTTCTCTCATTTGCGTACAGGGATTATGGCTGGATCGACCTGCCCGATTGAAGTAATGAAGGATGTCATGGATAAAATGGGAGCTGCAGAAATAACCATTGCCTATGGCCAGACGGAGTCATCCCCGGTTATTACACAGACAAGAACCGATGATCCTGTTGAACTGCGTGCGACAACCGTTGGGAAAGTTCATCCAAACGTGGAGGTAAAAATTGTCGAACCTGGGACGAACGAAGAACAAGAAGTAGGAGTCCCTGGTGAGTTGTGCACACGTGGCTATCATATTATGAAAGGCTATTATAATAATCCTGAAGCCACTGATGCTGTTATTGACAGGGATGGATGGCTACATACCGGTGATTTGGCCGTAATGGATGCGAACGGATACGTACAGATTACCGGTCGTATGAAAGATATGATTATTCGTGGCGGTGAGAATGTTTATCCCCGGGAGGTAGAGGAGTTTCTTTATCAGCACCCAGCTGTTCTCGACGTCCAGATTGTTGGTGTACCAAGTGAAAAATATGGGGAAGAAATGATGGCTTGGATTATTCTTAAGGACGAGGGAGGGGCCACCGAAGAAGATATAAAGTCGTTTTGTGAAGGCAAAATTGCAAGACATAAGATTCCGAAGTACATCAAATTCACTGAAGCGTATCCGGCAACTGCTAGTGGAAAAATACAGAAATTTAAATTGCGGGAGTATGCGACAAAAGCATTGCAAGATAAGGGTGGGAAACAATGA
- a CDS encoding acetyl/propionyl/methylcrotonyl-CoA carboxylase subunit alpha, with the protein MIKKIVIANRGEIATRIIRTCKRLGIATVAVYSEADQKAPFVSMADECYLLGPPRVQESYLNAEKIISIARQAGADAIHPGYGFLSENSQFAGQCRDAGLLFIGPSSQVLEQMGNKIAARKAMKDAAVPIVPGTDEAVADAEEAKEIAELIGYPIMLKAASGGGGIGMQVVHTNKELEKAFDSNAKRAQSFFGDGAMFMEKKLENARHIEIQLLADHHGNVVHLYDRECSIQRRNQKVIEEAPSPFISETTRQEMGDSAVRAAKALNYTNAGTIEFIVDEQEHFYFLEMNTRIQVEHPVTEEVTGLDIVEQQIAIANGEKLAYEQSDIARSGHAIEARIYAEDPETFFPSPGYISAFELPDGENIRNETAVTDDFTVTPFYDPMIGKLIARGADRGEAIAALKQALLHYKVEGIKTNIPMLIEVVNHDQFLNGNTTTAFIDNYYLPMVKTN; encoded by the coding sequence ATGATAAAGAAAATAGTTATAGCCAATCGCGGCGAAATAGCTACACGTATTATTCGTACATGTAAAAGGCTGGGCATAGCTACTGTTGCCGTGTATTCAGAAGCAGATCAGAAAGCACCATTTGTATCCATGGCGGATGAATGCTATCTGCTTGGACCTCCCCGTGTCCAGGAAAGTTATCTCAACGCCGAAAAAATCATTTCCATTGCCAGACAAGCGGGTGCAGATGCCATTCATCCCGGATACGGATTTTTGAGTGAGAATAGTCAGTTTGCTGGTCAATGCCGAGATGCCGGTCTCCTGTTTATCGGTCCATCTAGCCAAGTGCTAGAACAAATGGGGAATAAAATTGCAGCACGTAAAGCTATGAAAGATGCCGCCGTGCCAATTGTACCGGGTACGGATGAGGCTGTTGCCGATGCGGAAGAAGCAAAAGAAATAGCTGAATTAATCGGCTATCCTATCATGCTGAAAGCTGCTTCAGGCGGTGGCGGTATCGGTATGCAAGTGGTACACACGAATAAAGAGCTGGAAAAGGCATTTGACAGCAATGCGAAACGAGCACAATCATTTTTCGGTGATGGTGCGATGTTTATGGAAAAGAAATTGGAGAATGCCAGACATATCGAAATACAGCTATTGGCAGACCATCATGGCAATGTTGTTCATTTATATGATCGTGAATGTTCTATCCAGCGTCGCAATCAGAAAGTGATTGAAGAGGCTCCTTCGCCGTTTATTTCCGAAACTACACGCCAGGAAATGGGCGATTCAGCTGTAAGAGCAGCAAAAGCCTTAAACTATACAAATGCAGGAACAATTGAATTTATCGTTGATGAGCAGGAACACTTCTACTTTCTGGAGATGAATACAAGAATCCAGGTGGAACACCCTGTAACAGAGGAAGTAACCGGGCTGGATATCGTTGAACAGCAAATTGCCATTGCCAACGGAGAAAAACTAGCCTATGAACAATCGGACATAGCAAGAAGCGGCCATGCAATCGAGGCACGAATTTACGCAGAAGATCCGGAAACGTTCTTCCCTTCGCCGGGCTATATTTCCGCATTTGAACTGCCGGATGGTGAGAATATCCGTAATGAAACAGCTGTAACGGATGATTTTACTGTTACACCGTTCTATGACCCAATGATTGGTAAACTGATTGCGCGGGGAGCAGACAGAGGTGAGGCAATTGCTGCTTTGAAACAGGCGCTATTACATTATAAAGTGGAAGGAATTAAAACCAACATACCAATGCTAATAGAAGTGGTAAACCATGACCAGTTTTTAAATGGAAACACGACGACAGCATTTATTGACAACTATTACTTACCAATGGTGAAAACAAACTAG
- a CDS encoding acetyl-CoA carboxylase biotin carboxyl carrier protein subunit — MTEVKASMAGSVWKIEVSKGETVEEDQDIVILESMKMEIPIPAESDGTVQELKVAEGDFVNEGDVIAIIE, encoded by the coding sequence ATGACAGAAGTGAAAGCATCGATGGCCGGAAGTGTGTGGAAGATAGAAGTTAGTAAAGGAGAAACCGTTGAAGAAGATCAGGATATCGTTATTCTGGAATCAATGAAAATGGAAATACCAATTCCGGCAGAATCCGACGGAACGGTACAAGAATTAAAGGTCGCAGAAGGTGATTTTGTGAACGAAGGGGACGTTATTGCCATTATAGAATAA